A genomic window from Peromyscus maniculatus bairdii isolate BWxNUB_F1_BW_parent chromosome 1, HU_Pman_BW_mat_3.1, whole genome shotgun sequence includes:
- the Atp4a gene encoding potassium-transporting ATPase alpha chain 1: protein MGKAENYELYSVELGSGPGGDMAAKMSKKKGGGGGKKKEKLENMKKEMEINDHQLSVSELEQKYRTSATKGLTSSLAAELLLRDGPNALRPPRGTPEYVKFARQLAGGLQCLMWVAAAICLIAFAIQASEGDLTTDDNLYLALALIAVVVVTGCFGYYQEFKSTNIIASFKNLVPQQATVIRDGDKFQINADQLVVGDLVEMKGGDRVPADIRILSAQGCKVDNSSLTGESEPQTRSPDCTHESPLETRNIAFFSTMCLEGTAQGLVVSTGDRTIIGRIASLASGVENEKTPIAIEIEHFVDIIAGLAILFGATFFVVAMCIGYTFLRAMVFFMAIVVAYVPEGLLATVTVCLSLTAKRLASKNCVVKNLEAVETLGSTSVICSDKTGTLTQNRMTVSHLWFDNHIHTADTTEDQSGQTFDQSSETWRALCRVLTLCNRAAFKSGQDAVPVPKRIVIGDASETALLKFSELTLGNAMGYRDRFPKVCEIPFNSTNKFQLSIHTLEDPRDSRHLLVMKGAPERVLERCSSILIKGQELPLDEQWREAFQTAYLSLGGLGERVLGFCQLYLNEKDYPPGYTFDVEAMNFPSSGLCFAGLVSMIDPPRATVPDAVLKCRTAGIRVIMVTGDHPITAKAIAASVGIISEGSETVEDIAARLRMPVDQVNRKDARACVINGMQLKDMDPSELVEALRTHPEMVFARTSPQQKLVIVESCQRLGAIVAVTGDGVNDSPALKKADIGVAMGIAGSDAAKNAADMILLDDNFASIVTGVEQGRLIFDNLKKSIAYTLTKNIPELTPYLIYITVSVPLPLGCITILFIELCTDIFPSVSLAYEKAESDIMHLRPRNPRRDRLVNEPLAAYSYFQIGAIQSFAGFADYFTAMAQEGWFPLLCVGLRPQWEDHHLQDLQDSYGQEWTFGQRLYQQYTCYTVFFISIEMCQIADVLIRKTRRLSAFQQGFFRNRILVIAIVFQVCIGCFLCYCPGMPNIFNFMPIRFQWWLVPMPFGLLIFVYDEIRKLGVRCCPGSWWDQELYY, encoded by the exons ATGGGGAAGGCA GAGAATTACGAACTGTACTCAGTGGAACTGGGGTCTGGCCCCGGTGGGGACATGGCCGCCAAGATGAGCAAGAAGAAGGGCGGTGGGGGaggcaagaagaaggagaagctgGAGAACATGAAGAAGGAGATGGAGATT AACGACCACCAGCTGTCAGTGTCTGAGCTGGAGCAGAAGTATCGGACCAGTGCTACCAAG GGCCTGACTTCGAGTCTGgcagctgagctgctgctgagggatGGGCCCAACGCGCTGCGGCCTCCTCGCGGTACTCCTGAGTACGTGAAGTTCGCCCGGCAGCTGGCAGGCGGTCTGCAGTGCCTCATGTGGGTGGCTGCTGCAATCTGCCTCATTGCCTTTGCCATCCAGGCCAGCGAGGGTGACCTGACCACAGATGACAAC CTGTACCTGGCGCTGGCACTCATTGCTGTGGTTGTAGTTACTGGCTGTTTTGGCTACTACCAAGAGTTCAAGAGCACAAATATCATCGCCAGCTTCAAGAATCTCGTACCCCAG CAAGCCACTGTAATCCGAGATGGGGACAAGTTCCAGATCAATGCAGATCAGCTTGTGGTGGGCGATCTGGTGGAGATGAAAGGCGGGGACCGTGTCCCAGCAGACATCCGAATTCTGTCAGCCCAGGGCTGCAAGGTGGACAATTCCTCACTCACCGGAGAGTCTGAGCCACAGACCCGCTCACCTGACTGCACACATGAGAGTCCCCTGGAGACCCGCAACATCGCCTTCTTCTCCACCATGTGTCTGGAGG GCACAGCGCAGGGCCTGGTGGTGAGCACCGGTGACCGGACCATCATTGGGCGCATAGCATCGCTGGCCTCGGGTGTGGAAAATGAGAAGACTCCTATTGCAATCGAGATTGAACATTTTGTGGACATCATTGCGGGCCTGGCCATCCTCTTCGGTGCCACATTCTTTGTGGTGGCCATGTGTATCGGCTACACCTTCCTTCGGGCCATGGTCTTCTTTATGGCCATTGTGGTAGCCTATGTGCCTGAGGGGCTGCTGGCTACTGTCACA GTCTGCCTGTCATTGACAGCAAAGCGTCTGGCCAGTAAAAACTGTGTGGTCAAAAACCTCGAAGCAGTGGAAACCCTGGGCTCCACATCAGTCATCTGCTCAGACAAAACTGGAACTCTCACTCAGAACCGCATGACCGTGTCCCATCTATGGTTTGACAACCACATCCACACAGCGGACACCACGGAAGACCAGtcag GGCAGACATTCGACCAGTCCTCGGAGACGTGGCGGGCGCTGTGCCGCGTGCTCACCCTGTGCAACCGCGCCGCCTTCAAGTCTGGCCAGGACGCAGTGCCGGTGCCCAAG CGCATCGTGATCGGAGACGCGTCTGAGACTGCACTGCTCAAATTCTCGGAGCTGACGCTGGGCAACGCCATGGGCTACCGGGACCGCTTCCCCAAAGTTTGCGAGATCCCCTTCAACTCCACCAACAAGTTCCAG CTATCCATCCACACGCTCGAGGATCCGCGGGACTCCCGGCACTTGCTGGTGATGAAGGGCGCCCCCGAGCGCGTACTGGAACGCTGCAGCTCCATCCTCATCAAAGGCCAGGAGCTTCCCCTGGATGAGCAATGGCGTGAGGCCTTCCAGACTGCCTACCTCAGCCTGGGAGGCCTGGGCGAACGCGTCCTTG GTTTCTGCCAGCTCTACCTGAATGAGAAGGACTACCCACCTGGCTATACCTTCGATGTGGAGGCCATGAACTTTCCAAGTAGTGGCCTCTGCTTTGCGGGACTCGTATCCATGATTGACCCTCCCCGGGCCACCGTCCCTGATGCTGTGCTCAAATGCCGCACGGCAGGCATCCGG GTGATCATGGTGACCGGTGACCATCCCATCACAGCCAAGGCCATCGCAGCCAGTGTGGGCATCATCTCAGAAGGCAGTGAGACAGTGGAAGACATTGCTGCCCGCCTCCGCATGCCCGTGGACCAGGTTAATCGGAA GGACGCCCGGGCCTGTGTGATCAATGGCATGCAGCTGAAGGACATGGACCCATCTGAGCTGGTGGAGGCCCTGCGTACCCACCCTGAGATGGTGTTCGCTCGCACTAGTCCCCAGCAGAAGCTGGTCATTGTGGAGAGCTGTCAGCGACTG GGTGCCATCGTGGCTGTAACAGGGGATGGTGTGAATGACTCCCCGGCCCTGAAGAAAGCCGACATTGGTGTAGCCATGGGTATTGCTGGCTCGGATGCTGCTAAAAATGCTGCTGACATGATCTTGCTGGATGACAACTTTGCTTCCATTGTGACGGGCGTGGAGCAGG GCCGACTGATCTTTGACAACCTGAAGAAATCCATCGCCTATACACTGACCAAGAACATTCCAGAACTGACGCCCTACCTCATCTATATCACTGTCAGTGTGCCCCTACCCCTTGGGTGCATCACCATTCTCTTCATAGAGCTCTGCACAGACATT TTCCCATCTGTGTCCCTGGCATATGAGAAGGCCGAGAGTGACATCATGCACCTGCGTCCACGGAACCCCCGGCGGGACCGGCTGGTCAACGAACCCCTGGCTGCTTATTCCTATTTCCAGATTG GTGCCATTCAGTCGTTTGCAGGCTTTGCTGACTACTTCACGGCCATGGCCCAGGAGGGTTGGTTCCCTCTGCTGTGTGTGGGGCTGCGGCCACAGTGGGAGGACCACCACCTACAAGATCTCCAAGACAGCTACGGCCAGGAATGG ACATTTGGTCAGCGTCTATACCAGCAATACACCTGTTACACCGTGTTCTTCATCAGCATCGAGATGTGCCAGATTGCTGACGTCCTCATCCGCAAGACACGCCGCCTCTCTGCTTTCCAGCAGGGCTTCTTCAG GAACAGGATCCTGGTGATAGCTATCGTGTTCCAGGTCTGCATTGGCTGCTTCCTGTGCTACTGCCCAGGGATGCCCAATATCTTCAACTTCATGCCCATCCG GTTCCAGTGGTGGCTGGTCCCCATGCCCTTTGGCCTCCTCATCTTCGTCTATGATGAGATCCGGAAACTTGGAGTTCGCTGTTGCCCAGGGA gctGGTGGGACCAGGAACTCTACTATTAG
- the Tmem147 gene encoding BOS complex subunit TMEM147 produces the protein MTLFHFGNCFALAYFPYFITYKCSGLSEYNAFWKCVQAGVTYLFVQLCKMLFLATFFPTWEGGIYDFIGEFMKASVDVADLIGLNLVMSRNAGKGEYKIMVAALGWATAELIMSRCIPLWVGARGIEFDWKYIQMSIDSNISLVHYIVAAAQVWMITRYDLYHTFRPAVLFLMFLSVYKAFVMETFVHLCSLGSWTALLARAVVTGLLALSTLALYVAVVNVHS, from the exons ATGACCCTGTTCCACTTCGGGAACTGCTTTGCCCTCGCCTACTTTCCCTATTTCATCACGTACAAGTGCAGCGGCCT GTCCGAGTACAACGCCTTCTGGAAATGTGTCCAGGCCGGGGTCACCTACCTCTTTGTGCAGCTATGCAAG ATGCTGTTCTTGGCCACTTTCTTCCCCACCTGGGAAGGTGGCATCTATGACTTCATCGGG GAATTCATGAAAGCCAGTGTGGATGTGGCAGACCTGATAGGCCTAAACCTTGTCATGTCGCGGAATGCAGGCAAGGGGGAATACAAGATCATGGTTGCTGCCCTGGGCTGGGCCACTGCTGAGCTCATTATGTCCCG CTGCATTCCCCTCTGGGTGGGAGCCCGAGGCATTGAATTTGACTGGAAATACATCCAGATGAGCATTGACTCCAACATCAGTCTG gtcCACTACATCGTGGCAGCAGCTCAGGTCTGGATGATAACACGCTATGACTTGTACCACACCTTCCGGCCTGCAGTTCTCTTCTTGATGTTTCTTAGTGTCTACAAGGCCTTTGTCATGGA GACCTTTGTCCATctttgttccttgggcagctggacaGCGCTGCTGGCCCGGGCAGTAGTGACAGGCCTGCTGGCCCTCAGCACCCTGGCCCTGTATGTTGCTGTTGTCAATGTACACTCCTAG